From the Candidatus Eremiobacterota bacterium genome, the window ATTTTTTGAAGGTTCGGGAGCCACCTGCGGCGGGTTCTTCTGTTGGAATGGCTCACCTTGTTGCCGCTTATCGGGCCTTTCCCGCATACTTGACATAACGCTGCCATAGCGATTCCTCCTCCGGTGAATGGATGGTTTCCTTTCTTTCAATGGAAAGCTTAGATATTTTAGCATAAAACGGCAAAGTGTGCAAGTCCTTCGGAAAAATTTGCCGCCGCCT encodes:
- the rpmB gene encoding 50S ribosomal protein L28, giving the protein MAALCQVCGKGPISGNKVSHSNRRTRRRWLPNLQKITAYHKGSKRTIRICTRCLRTSRLKETNLPS